A genomic window from Cucumis melo cultivar AY chromosome 8, USDA_Cmelo_AY_1.0, whole genome shotgun sequence includes:
- the LOC103500956 gene encoding protein trichome birefringence-like 14 isoform X2, translating into MKFRSNFLVRGHHLFFVVVALVFAVLVLWAWENPFLTASQSVQAWYRNSYAGSTNSSVLPNTTKENSEKTYSNSSTKEGTVKDDANSEVKLTDSASTITFNRSKSNQNACSYGNGGWVLDNSRPLYSGFGCKRWLSAMWSCRLTQRTDFSYEKYRWVPKDCELPAFERSAFLKRMQDKTIAFIGDSLGRQQFQSLMCMVTGGEESPEVQDVGKEYGLVKAKGAIRPDGWAYRFPNTNTTILYYWSSSLSDLLPLNTSDPATDVAMHLDRPPAFLRKFLHLFDVLVLNTGHHWNRGKMRQNRWVMYTDGVRSELGNLKEIGIAKNFTVHSIVKWLDSQLPSHPQLKVFFRTISPRHFRNGEWNTGGSCDNTTPLSGGSRVEQNGSSDPVVENAVRGTQVKMLDITALSYLRDEAHKSNYTIKVASSGSDCLHWCLPGIPDTWNEILTAQI; encoded by the exons ATGAAATTCAGAAGTAATTTTCTTGTAAGAGGGCATCATCTTTTCTTTGTCGTGGTTGCTCTTGTATTTGCTGTCTTGGTGTTGTGGGCTTGGGAGAATCCTTTCCTTACCGCTTCTCAGTCAGTTCAAGCATGGTATAGAAATTCTTATGCAG GTTCCACAAACAGTTCTGTATTGCCTAACACAACAAAGGAGAATTCTGAAAAAACGTATTCAAATTCAAGTACAAAAGAAGGGACAGTAAAAGATGATGCAAACTCAGAAGTTAAACTTACAGATTCTGCATCCACAATAACTTTTAACAGGAGCAAGAGTAATCAGAATG CCTGTAGCTATGGAAATGGTGGATGGGTCCTCGACAATAGTCGACCGCTATACTCTGGTTTTGGATGTAAGCGATGGTTATCAGCAATGTGGTCATGTAGACTGACCCAACGGACAGATTTTTCCTATGAAAAATATCGTTGGGTTCCCAAAGATTGTGAATTGCCAGCATTTGAGCGGTCTGCATTCCTGAAAAG AATGCAGGACAAAACCATCGCATTCATTGGGGATTCATTAGGCAGGCAGCAATTTCAGTCTTTGATGTGTATGGTCACTGGTGGGGAAGAAAGTCCCGAGGTTCAAGATGTAGGAAAGGAATATGGTCTTGTCAAAGCCAAGGGCGCAATTCGTCCTGATGGCTGGGCATATCGTTTCCCAAATACCAATACTACCATTTTATACTATTGGTCATCAAGCCTCAGCGATTTATTGCCTTTGAACACATCAGACCCAGCCACCGATGTAGCAATGCATCTTGACCGTCCGCCAGCATTTCTGAGAAAATTCCTTCATCTATTTGATGTGTTGGTTCTTAATACAGGACATCATTGGAACAGGGGAAAAATGAGACAAAATAGATGGGTAATGTACACTGATGGAGTTCGTAGTGAACTCGGGAACTTAAAAGAAATAGGCATAGCTAAAAATTTTACGGTGCACAGTATCGTGAAATGGCTCGATTCACAACTCCCTTCCCATCCTCAACTCAAGGTTTTTTTCAGGACCATATCACCTCGGCATTTCCGCAACGGGGAATGGAATACTGGAGGTAGCTGTGACAACACGACACCGTTATCTGGAGGAAGCAGAGTAGAGCAGAATGGATCAAGTGATCCAGTTGTTGAGAATGCTGTAAGAGGTACACAAGTAAAGATGTTGGATATAACTGCTCTTTCCTATCTAAGAGATGAAGCTCACAAATCCAATTACACTATCAAAGTAGCATCGAGCGGTAGCGATTGCTTGCATTGGTGTCTCCCTGGTATACCGGATACGTGGAACGAGATTCTTACTGCACAAATATAG
- the LOC103500956 gene encoding protein trichome birefringence-like 14 isoform X1 yields MKFRSNFLVRGHHLFFVVVALVFAVLVLWAWENPFLTASQSVQAWYRNSYAGSTKSFVLPNTIRENAEKTYSNSSIKEKIVQDDANSEVTPTDSASSIVLERSKSNQNSSTNSSVLPNTTKENSEKTYSNSSTKEGTVKDDANSEVKLTDSASTITFNRSKSNQNACSYGNGGWVLDNSRPLYSGFGCKRWLSAMWSCRLTQRTDFSYEKYRWVPKDCELPAFERSAFLKRMQDKTIAFIGDSLGRQQFQSLMCMVTGGEESPEVQDVGKEYGLVKAKGAIRPDGWAYRFPNTNTTILYYWSSSLSDLLPLNTSDPATDVAMHLDRPPAFLRKFLHLFDVLVLNTGHHWNRGKMRQNRWVMYTDGVRSELGNLKEIGIAKNFTVHSIVKWLDSQLPSHPQLKVFFRTISPRHFRNGEWNTGGSCDNTTPLSGGSRVEQNGSSDPVVENAVRGTQVKMLDITALSYLRDEAHKSNYTIKVASSGSDCLHWCLPGIPDTWNEILTAQI; encoded by the exons ATGAAATTCAGAAGTAATTTTCTTGTAAGAGGGCATCATCTTTTCTTTGTCGTGGTTGCTCTTGTATTTGCTGTCTTGGTGTTGTGGGCTTGGGAGAATCCTTTCCTTACCGCTTCTCAGTCAGTTCAAGCATGGTATAGAAATTCTTATGCAG GTTCCACAAAAAGTTTTGTATTACCTAACACAATAAGGGAGAACGCTGAAAAAACATATTCAAAttcaagtataaaagaaaagatagtACAAGATGATGCAAATTCAGAAGTTACACCCACAGATTCTGCATCCTCAATAGTTCTTGAGAGGAGCAAGAGTAATCAGAATA GTTCCACAAACAGTTCTGTATTGCCTAACACAACAAAGGAGAATTCTGAAAAAACGTATTCAAATTCAAGTACAAAAGAAGGGACAGTAAAAGATGATGCAAACTCAGAAGTTAAACTTACAGATTCTGCATCCACAATAACTTTTAACAGGAGCAAGAGTAATCAGAATG CCTGTAGCTATGGAAATGGTGGATGGGTCCTCGACAATAGTCGACCGCTATACTCTGGTTTTGGATGTAAGCGATGGTTATCAGCAATGTGGTCATGTAGACTGACCCAACGGACAGATTTTTCCTATGAAAAATATCGTTGGGTTCCCAAAGATTGTGAATTGCCAGCATTTGAGCGGTCTGCATTCCTGAAAAG AATGCAGGACAAAACCATCGCATTCATTGGGGATTCATTAGGCAGGCAGCAATTTCAGTCTTTGATGTGTATGGTCACTGGTGGGGAAGAAAGTCCCGAGGTTCAAGATGTAGGAAAGGAATATGGTCTTGTCAAAGCCAAGGGCGCAATTCGTCCTGATGGCTGGGCATATCGTTTCCCAAATACCAATACTACCATTTTATACTATTGGTCATCAAGCCTCAGCGATTTATTGCCTTTGAACACATCAGACCCAGCCACCGATGTAGCAATGCATCTTGACCGTCCGCCAGCATTTCTGAGAAAATTCCTTCATCTATTTGATGTGTTGGTTCTTAATACAGGACATCATTGGAACAGGGGAAAAATGAGACAAAATAGATGGGTAATGTACACTGATGGAGTTCGTAGTGAACTCGGGAACTTAAAAGAAATAGGCATAGCTAAAAATTTTACGGTGCACAGTATCGTGAAATGGCTCGATTCACAACTCCCTTCCCATCCTCAACTCAAGGTTTTTTTCAGGACCATATCACCTCGGCATTTCCGCAACGGGGAATGGAATACTGGAGGTAGCTGTGACAACACGACACCGTTATCTGGAGGAAGCAGAGTAGAGCAGAATGGATCAAGTGATCCAGTTGTTGAGAATGCTGTAAGAGGTACACAAGTAAAGATGTTGGATATAACTGCTCTTTCCTATCTAAGAGATGAAGCTCACAAATCCAATTACACTATCAAAGTAGCATCGAGCGGTAGCGATTGCTTGCATTGGTGTCTCCCTGGTATACCGGATACGTGGAACGAGATTCTTACTGCACAAATATAG